One region of Mucilaginibacter sp. 14171R-50 genomic DNA includes:
- a CDS encoding non-canonical purine NTP diphosphatase: MEQLVFATNNTHKLEEVQAMAGNKIKLLSLNDIGCYDDIAETGSTFNENASLKSHYIYDRYKLNCFGDDSGLEINALGNQPGIYSARYAGTHGNHEANIDKVLNKLHGLTDRSARFRTVISLMWNGAEYFFEGVVEGSIRKERSGTAGFGYDPIFQPDGYDITFAEMSMDEKNRISHRSRAVDLLVAFLKNEL, from the coding sequence ATGGAGCAACTGGTTTTTGCAACAAATAATACCCATAAATTAGAAGAAGTGCAGGCTATGGCCGGTAATAAAATAAAATTACTGAGCCTTAACGATATTGGCTGCTATGATGATATTGCCGAAACCGGTTCAACGTTTAACGAGAATGCATCTTTAAAAAGCCATTACATCTATGATCGGTATAAACTTAATTGCTTTGGCGACGACAGCGGGCTGGAGATAAATGCCCTTGGCAACCAGCCGGGGATATACTCGGCGCGTTACGCTGGTACCCATGGCAACCATGAGGCCAATATCGACAAAGTGCTAAACAAACTGCACGGGCTTACCGATCGTAGCGCCAGGTTTCGTACGGTAATTTCTTTGATGTGGAATGGTGCCGAGTATTTTTTTGAGGGCGTGGTGGAAGGTAGCATCCGAAAGGAACGCAGCGGCACTGCCGGCTTTGGTTACGACCCTATCTTTCAGCCCGATGGTTATGATATTACCTTCGCAGAAATGAGCATGGACGAAAAAAACCGCATCAGCCACCGTAGCCGCGCGGTTGATCTGCTCGTCGCGTTTTTGAAGAATGAGCTTTAG
- a CDS encoding response regulator transcription factor, protein METPIAQKISVIIADDHTLFINGLRMLLENEPDIQITAIAGNGRELLSILQTQTPQVILLDINMPGINGFEALKKIKDCYPKIKVVMLSTYNEEYLIEKAKSYGADGYVFKNAEKDELLNLIQSVSQGRASFPNKIPAVNSTFDEPDPFLKQFQLTKRELELLQFIKQDYTNRQMADHLNLSIYTVETHRKNIMQKLSLKNPVELTKFILQYNL, encoded by the coding sequence ATGGAAACCCCTATCGCCCAAAAGATATCAGTTATCATAGCAGATGACCACACCCTTTTTATAAACGGGCTTCGTATGTTATTGGAAAATGAGCCGGATATCCAGATCACAGCTATCGCGGGCAATGGGCGCGAACTATTAAGTATACTGCAAACTCAAACGCCCCAGGTGATACTGCTGGATATTAACATGCCGGGTATCAATGGCTTTGAAGCGCTTAAAAAAATAAAAGATTGCTATCCAAAAATCAAGGTCGTCATGCTTTCTACATACAATGAAGAATACCTGATCGAAAAAGCTAAGAGCTACGGAGCTGATGGCTACGTTTTTAAAAATGCCGAGAAAGATGAATTACTCAATCTGATCCAGTCGGTCTCCCAGGGACGGGCGTCTTTCCCTAATAAAATACCCGCAGTAAATTCAACATTTGATGAACCAGACCCTTTTTTAAAACAATTTCAACTCACAAAAAGAGAGTTGGAACTACTACAATTCATTAAGCAGGATTATACAAACCGGCAAATGGCCGATCATCTTAACTTAAGTATTTACACTGTCGAGACCCACCGTAAGAACATTATGCAAAAGTTGAGTTTGAAAAACCCGGTTGAGTTGACCAAGTTTATATTGCAGTATAATCTGTAA
- a CDS encoding tetratricopeptide repeat protein — protein MKYLFCFFLLLTAVECLGQNIDSLNKIVLGNAPVQKRLNAAIKGSGHPSVKNANDVLTIAKPGLRLAVRSGNKPAVSLLSVSMGKAYYFLTRYDSAAYYYDAAANVSDKSLKENVLPYNYAELAKAYALQKNYDKAIELYNKAILYAPVTGPRRLPMAALNKIGELYEAKRDYQNALNYFRRAYDISDSLDLVERTKKNTSEAYSRDFIGDVMEGMRHKTSSVEDILKAIDTKKAINDTLALTINYFNLGILYKSKQQYGRALEALQECLQYATNIYYTEMQGSVLNELTDLYEQVGNHRQALVYLKKRIALSTPGSNHISKTMDELQTKYEITQREDQVLRQQFEITKRNYWVAGIAVVAMLMFLTGYIYYKQTRLRQRNIAMQAIIATEESERKRIAQDLHDGVSQTMTAAKMSLRAIANEMPFVNDEQQKRLEKAISLVDEGFREVRTISHNMMPWALNETGLATVIKQFISNIENQAITINFFCKGFDQPFNDTVEIILYRVLQESLHNVMKHASASRIDISLIKDEQGNISLTIEDNGKGFDAARPETYQGMGLNNLRSRIIFLKGKVELSSKIGQGTLVSVYVPA, from the coding sequence ATGAAATATCTCTTTTGTTTTTTCCTGTTGTTAACTGCGGTTGAATGTTTAGGTCAAAATATTGATAGTTTAAATAAAATTGTGCTGGGCAATGCGCCGGTTCAAAAGCGGCTAAATGCTGCTATAAAGGGTTCCGGGCATCCGTCTGTAAAAAACGCTAACGATGTACTAACCATTGCAAAACCCGGGCTGCGCCTTGCTGTAAGGTCGGGCAATAAGCCCGCTGTTTCCCTGTTGTCGGTGAGCATGGGTAAGGCTTATTATTTTTTAACACGTTATGATTCGGCGGCATATTATTATGACGCTGCAGCCAATGTTTCGGACAAGTCCCTTAAAGAAAATGTTTTGCCTTACAATTATGCGGAGCTGGCAAAAGCCTACGCCCTGCAAAAGAATTACGATAAAGCGATAGAGCTTTATAACAAGGCGATACTATATGCACCTGTAACGGGGCCGCGGCGCCTGCCCATGGCTGCTCTTAATAAAATAGGTGAACTGTATGAAGCTAAACGCGATTACCAAAATGCTTTAAATTATTTCAGACGGGCTTACGATATCAGCGACTCGTTAGATCTTGTGGAAAGAACAAAGAAAAATACATCTGAAGCTTATAGCCGCGACTTTATTGGTGATGTGATGGAAGGTATGAGGCACAAGACGAGTTCGGTAGAGGACATTTTAAAGGCCATCGATACAAAAAAAGCTATTAACGATACGCTGGCGCTTACCATAAATTATTTTAACCTGGGCATATTATATAAAAGCAAGCAGCAATATGGCCGGGCACTGGAAGCATTGCAGGAGTGTTTGCAATATGCTACTAACATATATTATACAGAGATGCAGGGGAGTGTGCTGAACGAGTTAACAGACCTTTATGAGCAGGTGGGCAACCACCGTCAGGCGCTGGTTTATTTAAAGAAGCGCATAGCATTGAGTACCCCGGGGAGCAACCATATTTCAAAAACAATGGACGAGTTGCAAACCAAGTATGAGATAACGCAGCGCGAAGATCAGGTGCTGCGGCAACAATTTGAAATTACCAAGCGCAACTACTGGGTGGCCGGTATAGCTGTTGTTGCCATGCTGATGTTTTTAACAGGCTATATATATTATAAACAAACACGGTTAAGGCAGCGCAATATTGCCATGCAGGCTATTATTGCTACTGAAGAGAGCGAACGAAAACGGATAGCCCAGGACCTTCATGATGGCGTGAGCCAAACCATGACTGCTGCCAAGATGAGCCTGAGAGCTATTGCAAATGAGATGCCTTTTGTAAACGATGAACAGCAAAAACGGTTAGAGAAAGCGATCAGCCTGGTTGACGAAGGTTTCAGGGAGGTAAGAACCATATCGCATAACATGATGCCGTGGGCGCTTAATGAAACCGGCCTGGCCACGGTTATTAAACAATTTATATCTAACATCGAAAACCAGGCAATTACTATCAACTTTTTTTGCAAAGGATTTGATCAGCCATTTAATGATACAGTTGAAATTATTTTGTACCGGGTGTTGCAGGAAAGCTTACATAATGTAATGAAACATGCCAGTGCCAGCCGGATTGATATATCATTGATAAAAGATGAGCAAGGCAATATCAGTTTAACCATTGAAGACAACGGAAAAGGATTTGACGCCGCCCGCCCCGAAACATACCAGGGGATGGGCCTTAATAACCTGCGATCGCGTATAATTTTTTTGAAAGGGAAAGTCGAACTATCTTCTAAAATAGGTCAGGGCACGCTGGTTTCTGTTTATGTACCGGCGTAG